The genomic segment GAAAATAATCCACAGTTGAACACAGCAGCCAAACATATTTCTAGACATAAGTTGATCAGGTCAGTGCTCAAAAAATTTGTGGGCAGACCTTGAATATGTTCTCAACATGTTCAAAGTCAATTAGCAATTTCGCAGGAGATATTAGCATACTGAATTAGCTACACATACAACAATTCTAATGTTTTAACTTAATTCTGTACAGCTGTTTCTGTATATAATAGCAGATAGAGGTCTGatccttcctttcattttttgtaAGGTAAGGAACAAACCTAGTTTATAACCCTGCTTTTTCAAGAGAGTAACTCAGGAAGCACAAATCTGAATGAGGAAACAGTCAAGTGGGTGTGTACAGGCTACACACATCAATACATGCCTTCTTCATGGCAAGTCAACATTTTGCAGAAATCCAATTTAGTGTTCAGACAGggtataaaaatgattttttaaaatggatttataatcatgatttaaattcaattcgatttaaataaaatccatctTAGCAGGTGATAGTCTGCATTGATGTTGTTCTGATATGATTATTGCTGCTACGTCAGTGGGATTTGTTTTACTGTTTGGAATCCAACTTTATTGGTagttgattttaatatttttaatatttttaatatttaacagaAAGTACAATAAAAGTAAGTCCATCTGATAAAAACTATTTTGCTTTGTAGATTGTTATACCTGTTGCTTGAAGTACCGTCTGTCTTCCTCATCAACTAACACCAGGTTCAAGAAGTATCTTACTGAGAACTTTTTATTCACATCCCTCATTGTAGGAGTAGGATCATAGCCTGCCAAGAAGAGTCTTATGGGTATAGATTcaccttaaatttaaaaaagggagGCAAAGTTAATTTTACTGAAAAAATAAATGCTTCACATGTTACAGCAGCTCCCAACACTGAATGGTTTGGCAGCACTTAGAAGTCCTTCTATTAAGCAAGTTGTGTGGAAATTCtgtatatgtttttcttttattttcttttgtcaaATTCTTAAGTGCCACCAAATTTCAGAAAGCAGCTTGGAGGCCTGGGTGAAGAACAgtttaaagaaggaaggaaatatgtttttaaactgTTCATACCAGATCTGAACTTTCAATTTGTAAGAATTTTAATCAACAATTTTAGTTTTTATGGCAGCAGTGTCGAAGAAGGAAAACAATTAAATGGTTAATCTCACCTATGACTGTGGGTCATATGTGGACTGTGGGTCATATGGATCGTGACCTGAGTACAAACCttccgtatttttctgtgtataagacgccccccacttttctaacccaaaattaagaaatctaagtggggcttagcaagtgtcaggggaaagagatcaaagcactgcaggatcactttgatccctgctttcccctccacttgtttttttctctccttagattacttccgtgtataagacaacccccaatttttagtctaaatattttagacaaaagtatagtcttatacatggaaaatacggtaagTCTACATAGAGGAGGGGGGAAACCCTCCTAAACAGTCAGGAAAGATAATCTATTTTCAGCCACTCCATTCTGCCACAGAAGCTGGCTAGATGGGCAAGAAAGGTTCCCTCCacttgcaactagagatgggcacaaaccttggtttgaaGGTTTGTGCCAATGTGTTGGATCTGCACTGCAGATGCCATGCTTTTCCCTCCCTCACACCCCAGCTGGTTCCTCTTCAGGCATTCGACGAGTCCCAGCAAGAGTATATGCTAtcctctgccaccacttccagcagctgtccactcagacaaggaagcGGGGCAGGAATTCTTACAGCCCTACCTTTGAGTGGGCGGCTGTTAGAGGGGGTGGAGGAGAAAAGGAtgtgctcctgctgggactggCTGAACAcccaaggaggaggaagtggaggaggaggagagcaataAGTGCTGGCTGGTGAGCAGGGAAGCCAACTTGGGGAGTGGTGCCAGTCCAACAAATTAGAATAAACCTCAGAACCAAGGTTCGTGCCTGTCACTACTTGCAACATGAATAAGGTCCAGAGATAAAAGTTGTTGCCACTAACATAAGCCAAACATGTGGATCACACTCTATATTCTGGaatcacatatacacacacaaaataaagctCTACTGCCCTTTCACTACTACTGCCAGCCAGCCACCTGGTTCTCTTTAGGAGAAGCACCCATATACAGAGTCGCCTCCATTTTGCTCTTACTCCTGGTTTTCTTTGGCCAGCACATGGTCTCACTGCTTTCTTCTTCATTACCCACTTCATTCCAAAGCGCAACACTGGCTCCTGCCTGTGGCATCCCCTccaaaaaggagggaggaagagggggcaGATTGGAGACAATGAAGAAGCTTAAAAGACTCAGAACTAGCAAGAGGGTatggaacacacacaaaaatcatatGTGCACTTTATGTCACGTTCTCAATCTAGGCCTTGGCAGATACAgataagaaccaactaaaaacatggatgtataggcaggccttcccttccagttaaatcctgtcctctttccttttttttctctttatttgatttatttttatttttcccatcttatagaatcatttaattaattaattgttataatttttttaagaacttatccttatgttgtaagccgcctagagtggtcgaaatgactagataggcagggcataaatacaataaataaataaataaaaatacatctaCATCCAATTACACCATGCTGTAGACCAGTGGCCCCCCACCTTTTCTAAatcgtggactggttgggggagtAGGGCCTGTGCGCGGGGGGACAGGACACCCCCCATACTCACAGAGAGGAGGGTCACGCTAATGTGCATGCGTGGAGGGGCAGGGTGCACTCGCGGAGGGGCGCGTATGCAAGGAGCACACTTGTGAAGGGGCAGGGTGCACTAACGTGCATGCTTGGAGGGGCAAGGTGCACATGCATGCAGGTGGGGTGCGTGTGGGGAGTGTGCGCGggaggtgggagatctgtctccacggcccagtcctgccatggccacagactagcaccgggccgcagactgggggttggggacccctgctgtagactaTAAGCAGACCTGGATTATAAACCCTTTATTTAAGAGAAAAAGGCAGTATTGCTTGGTGCTTTAGACTCTAATTTGCACCCATTTAAAGAATACACAAGGACTGCAcaaaaggtttattttaaaataacagctaACATCAAAGACTTCACTAATGCTGACATGCACTGACTCACCTTTAACTGGTGCACCATCCATTATTTCGTATTTTGCAATCGTTTCTGTCTCTGTTGTGGTACTGGGCCCTGGTCAAATAATTATCAGGCAGTTTATCTGGTTCTTTCATGCAACTGTTTTatcttcatttcattttccatttataagTGAACATAATTACTATAGCTCAAAAGTCTACAACAGTTAtgttttaaatgaacaatgttaACTATTTTACAACAGAAATAATCACAAAATAATGGCGTCTATCCAGGGACAAACAGGTGAAACTGGATGAAAGAAAGCTGACTTTTTACTGCCTCACTAGCTACTGCTTCCCAGAAATGCTACACAAACAGTTATACATGGAAGGTATCTGCTCCTAAACTGGAGGGCTTCTTCTTTCCTATCCCAACCAAAAGCCTACCCATCTCAAAGAAGGCTCCAAGTTCTTTTGTGGGATTTTCAGGAAACTGGAAAAACAGGcatggagagaaagagacatgGACGTTTTCTTCTACCAGCCCATTTCCATATGCTTTTAAAGCTGCATTCAACACAATTTCTTCCTAACTGTTCAGGGCAATCTTCTTATTAATAACACCCAATATGATATTTGTAACTTTCATTATATACTAAATGGAGCACCAGGACAATCTAGAATTGTGTTAAAGCTGCAAATCAGAGCCAAACAGTATTTTCTATACATCAATCTATTAAAACAAAGACATGTCACCCAGCCTTCCATTCAAAGATAATACACTAGTTTACAAATATCCACCACCAGGAACCTCTATGCCATGTTAATTCTCTCATTTTGGCATATTTCAAATTATTAAACTAATGTACAGGAAAATCTTCCATTTCTTTTGTaaattcaaaagcagcaaaatggcttCATCATTGTTAATTATCACATACATGGCAATACAATGGAAAGGGCTCAAAGAACCAATTCATAGGCCATTTTGAAGAAGGTAATTGCAATATGCAAATCAGTACTGGAACTATTGGCATTTAATTTTAAAGTTACAATCGTTTATCAGAGACTCTGATATCCTTCACATACATAATTCCATTCCACACCATattataaaatcttttaaaatctaaatcatctaaatcagtgtttcttaacctttttgaaagaaacgcccccttgagccattgaggaagttatcatcgccccctccccgcggcgatgatatctatctatctatctatctatctatctatctatctatctatctatctatctatctatctatctatctatctatctatctatctatctatctatctatctatctatctatctatttattaattacacttaaatccaatgacccctgagaacaaaattcaattccaagaaaatgaaatgccccaaaaaagtaacatttaatgatttagttgcaagcgaattttaagatgcaaaaagaaatataaaaagcgcataaaaacaaaccacaatgcaggaactaaaaatttcaagatgaaaactctgaaactaaattaagattggagaaaaatatatattcatgcacactgtaaaaaggctgcagtcatcttaacaggtttggcttgctccagcgcccccctaccgccccccttctgctccagcgcccccacaccgccccttttcattctaccgcccccctgaaaaatgaaattgccccctggggggcattattgcccacattaagaaccactgatctaaatctAGGCAGCATCAAATTAAAAGTCAAATTATTTATCAAATAAACACACTCCTTCTTGTGAATCTTACCAATTCCAGTGATCTCTTTTTTGATCAACTGTAATTCCATGTGTTGAATTTTTATTCTGACTAAGAGGAAGTAAATTTTCCCAACAATCACATCCTTTAAATGATACCTTAAGACAAAGGAAGAAAACTTGTAAAAATGTAGAATTTGTGCATACTGAACTAGTTTATGGAATTATATAGCGTGTCTCTGTTAACTTTATTCTCTATTGAActagattacagtggggtcttgacttaagaacggcttgcgttaagaacattttgacttaagaaccactctcataggaaaatattgacttgacttacatacttagatttgagttaagaactgaaaaaaacccacgtgggaggcaggggaagtgcaaaatgtgaactttcagttaactgttggccagtgaaaagggtgcctgtctgctccctcactcctcccagcgtttagagagtggattgggagacagtcttcagactgcctggtactgtactgcctggactgtattttccctgccttccctgaacctttcttgacctaagaaaaaaagaaacaaaatatccccttctagtggttgaaggcagaatagcagcttcccattagtttctatggacggaaaagagcagatacggatcaaatggttctcaatacattcctatgggaaatgcagatttgacctgagaacgctttgacttgagaaccgccttccaatatggattaagttctcaagtcaagaccccactgtacttgaatcactcaaaaaaaatcttactaTTGAAGGTTTCCAGCTCAAAAGTATTTATTGTACAAACATTAAGTCTTCAAAAGCCACTGTAAAGACATCTCTAAACTTCCTGAAACACACTTATTGGCAATGTGACTCCATCCTTTACAATTTCACTGAATATGCAAATAGCATACACAAATGGGGTCATATACTGATGCCATCAGATCAGGCAGGGGTCCCTTTTCCTCTGCTTAGCTAGCTGCTGCAAAGAGTCGTGTGCTGGCGAAAGACATATACCCCAATTTTCCAGTGAGGCTAACTGGGTCACCCAAAACAAAGAGTTCCAATATCTGAGCACAACTAGCAAGAAAGCCTCCTGGTACAAACAGATCATCTGAACTTCCAACAATGGAGAGACATAGGAAAAGTCCatcccaattacagtggtgcctcgcttaacgagcgcaccgtataatgatgaaatcgcatagcgatccgttttttcggatcgctaatgcgatcgctcaacttttttttaatggggcaaaattcgctttgcgaagaccggtaagcgtttcgcttaccgatcttcgcaaaacgaaccccgacgatcagctgttcggcagccaaaatggccaccggaagcctggaagtggcccaaaatggccgcgcgcagcgtttttgcgccctcgttaagcgaggcgagggcgcgaaaatggctgccggccatcctgaagcatcgctgaacagtgagtatttggcccatttggaacgcattaaacgatgtttaatgcgttccaatggaaatccctgccccgttcagcgatgcttcagcatagcgaaggttaatccggaacggattaacctcgctatgcgaggcaccactgtacatgagcACACATGTGAAATGCTGTTTTTATACCCTCCTTCAGAGTAAGATTTAACTTACTCCATTTAGAGCAGGGATGGGTGACAACCCCAAGGGCCCAAATGTGCCCCCAGCATCCCAAACCccaataaaaaatgtaaaatgaagGGGGAAACGGCACAGAAAATCCTATTTTGATCTTTATAGGGGCAACTTTGACATGTTTTATGGGGGCCCAAGCACCCCAAATTACCAAAAAAGTGACCACAAGGAGACGCAATGTGACTCTGTTATtccatttcataaataaataaataaataaacaaataaataagaaagaaagaaaaagaaagaaagaaagaaagaaagaaagaaagaaagaaagaaagaaagaaagaaagaaagaaagaaagaaagaaagaaagaaagaaagaaagaaagaaagaaagaaagaaagaaagaaagaaagaaagaaagaaaggaaggaggctgGGGACACAGAAGCAACCCCCTGAGGTCCAGGGATGGGTATGTGTGGCCCTCATATCTCTTGAGATTGCCACCTGATTTAGAGCTTTAAACATAATGactagcactttaaattgtgctgaGAAGCAGATCAGAAGACAATGGAatttttgtaatacagtggtgcctcgctagacaatgacaatccattccactgaaatcactgtttagcgaaatcattgtctagggAAAAGCAttgccccattggaatgcactgaaacctgtttaatgcattccaatggggaagaattgtcgttgtctagcgaagattggccataggaaagctgctttgcgaaccgccgatcagctgtttaaatagctgtcttgggaagcttaggtcccgaaaacacacattttgcaagtgcggagggagctgtcaaaatcgttgtctagcgaaaatcagtttgcgaagcagggaccaaacattgtacAGCAAAATTCCCctacaggaatcactgttttgcaaaattgctatagcaatctcaaaaagtcaatgtctagcgaaaaaactgtcatatggggtaactgtctagcgaggcaccactatacattaAGTCACATTAtccaaaaatttttaaaaggccaacATCATACTTTAGCCACAGGACTTTTGATCAACTGAAAGCTTTGAACCTTTTGCAAAGGTAGCTCCACAAATAGTCCAATACAGAAATTAGATACTGTTTAACGAAGGTCTGTGTGTGACTTCAAGCAAGTTGTCCTTCCGAAACTATGGATTCAAGTCACCATCCCACCTAAACTGTACAAAAATACTCCTAAGCACAGCCATCATCTCTGTCCAAAAGAAAAAGCCAAGCTTGAATGTATTCCCAAACCTGTGGATGTACAGTAAAAAGAGCTGTAAAACCCTGAGATAATCATGGCGAGTCTGAGGCTGTGCATATGGGACAACGGTCTCTAAATGTTCTCCAGGTGAAAGCCCGGCAAGGAACAAACTGACTAGCACATTGGGGGAAACGTGCTTGTGTAGCCTACATCTTGCTGTGCTAGTGTTTGACTTGGTACTCTGGTTACTTTTTAAAGGATCTTTCTGAATTATAACAACTTTGGGGGAAACCCACAGGTCTATACGTTCAACGCATTAGTAAAATTACTGGTCACTGGTAGGTATTCTGCAGTTTTCACTAAAAAGATCTttgctctttttccttttatGGCCATTTGGTTAACTTTTTCAAAGTCATACGTACTTGGatttattgtattcaaattcTATGTGCAGGCAATCTTCAATGCCCACTTCCATTTTAATAGAGTTGTTAACATCTGGGTATGTTGCAAGCTGGTGAACAATGAGGTCATACTCTTTTATCAAGTCTGACAATCTTCTTACTATTGTCACTTTAAGGAAATACCTATAAAAGGAAGAAATTCTTTTATATGCACAGAATTGTTTACATTCACAGTTAGATCTGCCAAGGTAGCAATCTTTACCAAAATTACATTCACACCAGAAGACTACATATTATCAAGGTTCTTAAGTTGCAttcattgaatttttaaaattaattagctCACAATTCTAGTTACTTCTGTTGCAAAATCACCATGAGAATTAAATAGGGGCTAGTGATATTTaataacaaccacaaccacaataaTAGAGTATACCACTAGTCCGAATTTAATTCTCATGGTGGCTTTATCACAATCTTTCAGAAGTATTTGGCAACACAGGCTGCCTACTGAAGTTTCTTAATATCTTCCATTTATACTTTCTGAGATCACAGTTGTGGTATGCAAAGTCTAAATTATCCTAGTTTTAATTTTTCTATTGTATCATATTTTATCTTTCTATTTCTGAAATTTAacaatattgttattattttaatagtattttaaaaattactgaagGTTGTTTTGGCAGAAATACGTTGTCTTCCATCACTGATTTTTGCAGCATATTGCTCCATTGTAGTCCCTCCATCCTCTAGATCAGCTTTTTCAAGGAGTATGAGGGACTGGTCAGCAAAAATAatcttctttccccttttatcTGTGGCAACCTCTGTTGGATCAAACCCTATGCCACAAATGGAAGGGTACCTTTGATTAAacccattattttaaaacagatgtaTGCATACCAATATTCAATTACCAGTACATTAGACAACTGTCAACTGTAGGTAGAGGGGAAGAATGCTTTTCAGTTTTCATACCTCAATCTGACATTGGCACCAATGTAAGATTCATATGGCTTCTCCACTTGCATAAATTCAAAGTCATAACTTCTACTTTGTGTTAATTCCCCAGGTAAGGCCAGCTCTTTCACTAGGTTTACAAATTCGTGAGTATTGCTCTTGTCATTGAAAAGTTCTACAAAATTAAGGCACACAATCAGAAAAAAGGCAAATTTAACATTAAAATTTCCTTAATAAGGTAAAATAGCTTTTTAATGGACATGTACATGAATTGTTACTAGTAGTAAGGAGGGGGTGAGAAggtacaaaattcaaaaatacctGCAAGTAACAGTGTTTTataaaaaataatctgaaaaataaatgtgtttttactcTTTAGTGAAATGACTTATTCAGTACtctttcaatatatttatttatttattaaatttataccctgcccatctagacacatgtggctaacaataaaagtagaacaaaacagtataataaaataaaaagcaacaataataatatagttcaagatggggaaaagtaataatcaagtgatgacaggaggcaaagcctgcctaaagagccaggtcttaagtatCAGGTCTTATATGAGATTAAAAGATCATTAATTTGGTTAGAAACCACATATTTTATTTACAGACAACATGGCTAATAATGCAGCAAACTTGAGCATTTAAGAGATAATCTAGCAGAATCTTTCTTGAAATGTACGTAATTTTAGATTTCCCATGCTACAATAAGGAAGATTTTGCTGAATTTCTGTTCAGAACACAGCATGTACTTTAAAAAGCTCCttttgaagaggaaaaataaaaataagttcagaaaagttacttcaCAATTTAGCTACTTTTTTTACTTACTGCATTTCAGTCTCTAAGACCAACATAGCAATATAAAGTCCTTACTGTGAAGACTGTTAGTAACTGCTGCCTAATAGAATACGAGACAGAAAACTGATTTTATTTCaattacagtgggatcttgacttaagaacaacttgagttaagaacattttgacttaagaaccactctcataggaaaatattgacttgacttaagtacttagatttgagttaagaactgaaaaaaacccacgtgggaggcagggaaagtgcaaaatttgaactttcggttaactgttggccagtgaaaagggtgcctgtctgcttcctcactcctcccagcgtttagagagtggattgggagacagtcttcggactgcctggtactgtactgcctgggctgtattttccctgccttccctgaacctttcttgacctaagaaaaaaagaaacaaaatatccccctctagtggttgaaggcagaatagcagcctcccattaatttctatggacggaaaagagcagatacggatcaaatggttttcaatgcattcctatgggaaatgcagatttgacctgagaacttattgacttgagaaccgccttccaatacggattaagttctcaagtcaagaccccactgtatctattttAAGTGCTATTTCAAATTGGCCATGCTTAATATACtttttctgcagttctaagatgaggatggtAGTTTTAGAGCAgacagccatgttagtctgttctagcatatcaggcaaaccaaatgaaaaacaaaaaaataaagaatataaaaatattgcagcaccttaaagaacaactactatattttaacatgagttttcatggacaaatcacttcttcagacaaCTGTTCAGGAAGTGgaattgtccatgaaagctcatattaaaatatagcagttagtctttaagttcctttcagaacacggctaaagagcccgaaaaacccacaacaaccattttggcctctttctttcttctttcttttatttagttatttgcctgatgatgatgatgaattaaaTTATCTCAAGGTAGTCCTAACTGGGCAGTGCAAATTATGATTTCCATACATGACAACAATACTTCATACCTTTGAATATTCAACAGCAAATCTGAAACTCACCAATTTGTCCTACGAATTCAATTCTAATCCCTTGATGTTCTAGCCTCTTTCCATGTTGTTTAAAGACTATGttgacctgaaaaaaaaaactgttgaaatTCGCCTTTCTCTCAATATAGATAATTTTTAGAAAAAGGAATGAAATGGTTCTAATGGAACAATTCATATTCTACTCTCTGCTCTTCATTAATTACGTATAACTAAAAAATAAACCTTATAACAGTTTAAGaacaataaaaagcaacaaagaaaaatgaacaaactaaGAACAGTGACAGATGTCGTTTATTTCAGCATTACAACACTGGACTACAGGGTCTTTTGATCTCTTCTAAATCACATTCAATCTTCTTTTATGTCGGAAACTGCTCCCATCTTGGAGGGCTCAACCAACACACTCCCAAGCCCACCTGATTCCTCTTTATGCaataattacaaaacaaaacaaagatgcaAAGTGCTATGACTACAGAAAGAAAAACTGGTCAAACAACTGTTTTTCAATGGGTGTGCGACAGAATATTAAGGATAACAGGTGGATGAGGCAGATTTTCAGAGAGTTCATCCCCTCAAGACTGTCTAATGTTTGAAAAAGATAATGTACAGTAGTAAAGCAGAGCACAGACCCCTGGATACAATTCCTTAATGGTCTCACAGAaggtataccatatttttctgtgtataagatgacacttttccttaaaataattagaggaaaaaataagtgtcattttatacatggaaggaagcagttgcGTGCACGCTCACGTGCCtcttgctgccgctgctgctgcccaattgcctcttccaaagctcacggcttgtcccctctggtggccccgaggcacagcaggaggcggaggcgaaggagcattcacacatgctcgggtgcctcttgctgctgccttccccgcctgcccgatcaccacctccagtgggactgaccgCCACCTTGTCTcctctggtggtggaggcaggaggaggcagaggcagaagcaaACAAGCACTCACACGCACTCAGgagcctcttcctgctgccaccacctccagatcacctcctcccacgaTCACCTTAGGCAATGTGAGCCCTGGCAGTAGCACCGGAGGAGGTAATCCGGCAGGCagcagagacagcagcagcaggaaacaggtggaggagcagttgcccattaactgctcctccacctccatcaagggtcaaaaatAGGGGGGCagtttatacattggggggtcatatacatggtaaaatatggTACTTTTCTATTCAATAGAAAATAGCCATCCATCTAACTGTTAATGCATTTCATAAAGTGAAGTAAAATTAATATTTCTATTTATGTCCATTTGAAAGTCTGCAATGTAGCCATGTCCTACATTAGTCACAAACCAGAGCAGTCATTAAAAATATATCCATATTCTAACACTACCAAGAAAAACTAGAGATATGACCAATACAACATCCTATATTCAGATGAACATAATCTACTTCAGTTACACTCTCCCCAATTGCATCTTTAAACACACAACTTGAAGCAAAAATCACCCTATGCTTTTTCTATCAAATGTAATGCAAGGAAAAGGAGGTCAGCATATTTCTCATAACTGAGAAAACTACTGTCTTCTAATCCTACCAATTAAAAGATGTAGGTCTAATAATCATAAGTAATAATAGTACACACTGGGAAAAGCCTCAtttaaattattcattcattccaatttatatattgcccatctACCCAATCACTACTCTGGGTGatgtacaacaaaaatataaaacatacattatataattaatataaaCACT from the Pogona vitticeps strain Pit_001003342236 chromosome 3, PviZW2.1, whole genome shotgun sequence genome contains:
- the VPS26A gene encoding vacuolar protein sorting-associated protein 26A isoform X2, giving the protein MSFLGGLFGPICEIDVVLNDAESRKTAEIKTEDGKIEKHYLFYDGESVSGKVNIVFKQHGKRLEHQGIRIEFVGQIELFNDKSNTHEFVNLVKELALPGELTQSRSYDFEFMQVEKPYESYIGANVRLRYFLKVTIVRRLSDLIKEYDLIVHQLATYPDVNNSIKMEVGIEDCLHIEFEYNKSKYHLKDVIVGKIYFLLVRIKIQHMELQLIKKEITGIGPSTTTETETIAKYEIMDGAPVKGESIPIRLFLAGYDPTPTMRDVNKKFSVRYFLNLVLVDEEDRRYFKQQEIILWRKAPEKLRKQRTNFHQRFESPEPQASAEQPEM
- the VPS26A gene encoding vacuolar protein sorting-associated protein 26A isoform X1, producing the protein MQKSFLGGLFGPICEIDVVLNDAESRKTAEIKTEDGKIEKHYLFYDGESVSGKVNIVFKQHGKRLEHQGIRIEFVGQIELFNDKSNTHEFVNLVKELALPGELTQSRSYDFEFMQVEKPYESYIGANVRLRYFLKVTIVRRLSDLIKEYDLIVHQLATYPDVNNSIKMEVGIEDCLHIEFEYNKSKYHLKDVIVGKIYFLLVRIKIQHMELQLIKKEITGIGPSTTTETETIAKYEIMDGAPVKGESIPIRLFLAGYDPTPTMRDVNKKFSVRYFLNLVLVDEEDRRYFKQQEIILWRKAPEKLRKQRTNFHQRFESPEPQASAEQPEM
- the VPS26A gene encoding vacuolar protein sorting-associated protein 26A isoform X3; translation: MLFLTTQNHGKQLKSKQKMVKLKNIIYSMMVNLFQESFFFQVNIVFKQHGKRLEHQGIRIEFVGQIELFNDKSNTHEFVNLVKELALPGELTQSRSYDFEFMQVEKPYESYIGANVRLRYFLKVTIVRRLSDLIKEYDLIVHQLATYPDVNNSIKMEVGIEDCLHIEFEYNKSKYHLKDVIVGKIYFLLVRIKIQHMELQLIKKEITGIGPSTTTETETIAKYEIMDGAPVKGESIPIRLFLAGYDPTPTMRDVNKKFSVRYFLNLVLVDEEDRRYFKQQEIILWRKAPEKLRKQRTNFHQRFESPEPQASAEQPEM